One Citrobacter amalonaticus genomic window carries:
- the csrD gene encoding RNase E specificity factor CsrD, giving the protein MRLTTKFSAFVTLLTGLTIFVTLIGCSLSFYNAIQYKMTHRVQAVATAIDTHLVSRDFKQLTSQIDELMVSADVVRVDLLQGEKVIYSQTRNSSYRPVGTSNLFRELSVPLMKHPGMTMDLVYQDPMGNYFHSLMTTAPLTLAIGFIVLMLFLSVRWLQRQLSGQELLEIRSTRILNGERGASVRGTVYEWPARTSSALDMLLSEIQSAQEQRSRLDTLIRSYAAQDTKTGLSNRLFFDNQLATLLDDQEKVGAHGVVMMIRLPDFNLLRDSWGRNLAEEELFSLINLLSTFMMRYPGSLLARYHRSDFAVLLPHRTLKEAESVAGQLLKAVDALPTNKMLDRDDMVHIGICAWRSGQSTEQVMEHAEAATRNAVLQGGNSWAVYDDSLPEKGRGNVRWRTLIEQMLSRGGPRIYQKPAVSRDGHVHHRELMCRIFDGNEEVSTAEYMPMVLQFGLSEEYDRLQISRVIPLLNYWPEENLAMQVTVESLIRPRFQRWLRDTLMQCEKSQRKRIIIELAEADVGQHISRLQPVIRLVNALGVRVAVTQAGLTLVSTSWIKELNVELIKLHPSLVRNIEKRTENQLLVQSLVEACSGTRTQVYATGVRSRGEWQTLTARGVSGGQGDFFAASQPLDTNVKKYSQRYSV; this is encoded by the coding sequence ATGCGATTAACGACGAAATTCTCAGCTTTTGTCACGCTGCTCACCGGGTTAACGATCTTTGTCACCCTGATCGGCTGCTCGCTGAGCTTTTACAACGCCATCCAGTACAAGATGACCCATCGTGTCCAGGCGGTGGCGACAGCCATTGACACGCATCTTGTTTCGCGCGATTTCAAACAGTTAACGTCGCAAATCGACGAACTGATGGTGTCAGCCGACGTCGTACGCGTCGATCTGTTGCAGGGCGAAAAGGTCATTTATAGCCAAACCCGTAACAGCAGCTATCGCCCGGTTGGCACCAGCAATCTCTTTCGCGAGCTCTCGGTTCCGCTGATGAAGCATCCAGGAATGACGATGGATCTGGTCTATCAGGATCCGATGGGTAACTATTTTCATTCACTGATGACGACGGCACCGCTCACGCTGGCCATTGGCTTTATTGTGCTGATGCTGTTTCTGTCGGTACGTTGGCTTCAGCGTCAACTTTCCGGTCAGGAACTGCTGGAGATACGTTCGACGCGAATTTTGAATGGAGAACGTGGAGCCAGTGTACGGGGTACGGTCTATGAATGGCCGGCGCGCACCAGTAGCGCGCTGGATATGCTGCTGTCCGAAATCCAGAGCGCCCAGGAGCAGCGGAGCCGTCTTGATACACTGATTCGCTCTTACGCCGCCCAGGACACCAAAACCGGCCTCAGCAATCGGCTCTTTTTTGACAACCAACTGGCGACGCTGCTGGACGATCAGGAGAAGGTCGGCGCGCATGGCGTGGTGATGATGATTCGCCTGCCGGACTTTAACCTGTTGCGCGACAGTTGGGGACGTAACCTCGCCGAAGAAGAACTGTTTAGTCTGATCAATTTATTGTCCACCTTTATGATGCGTTATCCGGGGTCGCTACTGGCGCGCTACCATCGCAGCGACTTTGCCGTTCTGCTGCCGCACCGCACTTTGAAAGAGGCGGAAAGCGTAGCCGGACAACTTTTAAAAGCGGTCGATGCACTTCCGACTAATAAAATGCTCGATCGTGACGATATGGTACATATCGGCATTTGCGCCTGGCGTAGCGGGCAGTCGACTGAGCAGGTGATGGAACATGCGGAGGCGGCAACCCGCAATGCCGTGTTGCAGGGCGGAAATAGCTGGGCGGTGTATGACGACTCTCTGCCGGAAAAAGGGCGTGGCAACGTGCGCTGGCGGACGCTGATTGAGCAGATGCTCAGCCGTGGCGGCCCGCGAATTTATCAGAAACCGGCCGTCAGCCGCGACGGACACGTGCATCATCGGGAACTGATGTGCCGCATCTTTGATGGTAATGAAGAGGTCAGCACGGCGGAATACATGCCGATGGTTTTACAGTTCGGTTTATCAGAAGAGTATGACCGCTTACAAATAAGCCGCGTCATCCCGCTGTTGAACTACTGGCCTGAAGAGAATCTGGCGATGCAGGTGACGGTAGAGTCACTGATTCGCCCGCGTTTTCAGCGTTGGTTGCGCGATACCTTGATGCAGTGTGAAAAATCGCAACGAAAACGCATAATTATTGAACTTGCGGAGGCGGATGTAGGTCAACACATCAGCCGGTTGCAGCCCGTTATCCGTTTAGTGAATGCATTGGGCGTTCGGGTTGCCGTCACGCAGGCGGGTTTAACGCTGGTGAGCACCAGCTGGATTAAAGAACTCAATGTGGAATTGATCAAGCTCCATCCGAGCCTGGTCAGAAACATTGAGAAGCGAACGGAAAACCAGTTGCTGGTTCAAAGCCTGGTGGAGGCGTGCTCAGGCACTCGCACCCAGGTTTACGCAACGGGCGTACGTTCGCGCGGTGAGTGGCAGACGCTGACAGCGCGTGGTGTTTCCGGTGGACAGGGGGATTTTTTTGCCGCCTCCCAGCCGCTGGATACCAATGTGAAAAAATATTCTCAAAGATACTCGGTTTAA
- the mreB gene encoding rod shape-determining protein MreB, whose product MLKKFRGMFSNDLSIDLGTANTLIYVKGQGIVLNEPSVVAIRQDRAGSPKSVAAVGHDAKQMLGRTPGNIAAIRPMKDGVIADFFVTEKMLQHFIKQVHSNSFMRPSPRVLVCVPVGATQVERRAIRESAQGAGAREVFLIEEPMAAAIGAGLPVSEATGSMVVDIGGGTTEVAVISLNGVVYSSSVRIGGDRFDEAIINYVRRNYGSLIGEATAERIKHEIGSAYPGDEVREIEVRGRNLAEGVPRGFTLNSNEILEALQEPLTGIVSAVMVALEQCPPELASDISERGMVLTGGGALLRNLDRLLMEETGIPVVVAEDPLTCVARGGGKALEMIDMHGGDLFSEE is encoded by the coding sequence ATGTTGAAAAAATTTCGTGGCATGTTTTCCAATGACTTGTCCATTGACCTGGGTACCGCGAATACCCTCATTTATGTAAAAGGACAAGGCATCGTATTGAATGAGCCTTCCGTTGTGGCCATTCGTCAGGATCGTGCCGGTTCACCGAAAAGCGTGGCTGCAGTAGGTCATGATGCGAAGCAGATGCTGGGTCGTACGCCGGGCAACATTGCTGCTATTCGCCCAATGAAAGACGGTGTTATTGCCGACTTCTTCGTGACTGAAAAAATGCTCCAGCACTTTATCAAACAAGTGCACAGCAACAGCTTTATGCGTCCAAGCCCGCGCGTGCTGGTGTGTGTACCGGTTGGTGCCACTCAGGTTGAGCGTCGTGCTATTCGTGAATCCGCACAGGGCGCTGGCGCCCGTGAAGTCTTCCTGATTGAAGAGCCGATGGCGGCGGCAATCGGTGCGGGTCTGCCTGTTTCTGAGGCAACCGGCTCGATGGTTGTGGACATCGGTGGCGGTACGACGGAAGTCGCCGTTATCTCCCTGAACGGTGTGGTCTATTCTTCTTCTGTCCGTATCGGCGGCGATCGCTTCGATGAAGCCATCATTAATTATGTGCGCCGTAACTACGGTTCCCTGATCGGTGAAGCCACCGCAGAACGTATCAAGCATGAAATCGGTTCTGCCTATCCGGGCGACGAAGTGCGTGAAATCGAAGTGCGCGGTCGTAACCTGGCAGAAGGTGTTCCTCGCGGCTTCACCCTGAACTCTAACGAGATTCTGGAAGCCCTGCAGGAGCCGCTGACCGGTATTGTTAGCGCGGTGATGGTTGCACTGGAACAGTGCCCGCCGGAACTGGCGTCTGATATCTCCGAGCGCGGAATGGTGCTCACTGGCGGTGGCGCGCTGCTGCGTAACCTTGATCGTCTGTTAATGGAAGAAACCGGTATTCCAGTTGTTGTCGCTGAAGACCCGCTGACCTGTGTGGCGCGTGGCGGCGGCAAAGCGCTGGAAATGATCGACATGCACGGCGGCGACCTGTTCAGCGAAGAGTAA